Within the Miscanthus floridulus cultivar M001 chromosome 2, ASM1932011v1, whole genome shotgun sequence genome, the region AGATAAAGAAGTTCGAGTTTTTGAGTGCCAAATGAGgaagactgatttgtttcagCATCAAATAGATAATTCTCTCTTAGTAATTCATATCTCTGGTAGACCCCAATACACAAATAAATTATATACCATTCCCTGATTAAAAATGTGTTCTAGCAGTCTAGAAAGGAATAACGTTGAATTCAATCATATGTAAAATATATGGCATCAACTATGAACCTTGGTTTGTTGTGTGGGAATTATATTTCTCCCTAGAAATTGAATTTTTGGGGGTGGTAAATGGAAATTGAATGGTACTAAGGACCGGGAGCTAATCACACCACTCACCGTACCATAGTACTAGGTAGGTACGTATACTAGTATGTGCTTACTTCCTAGGGTTCGAAAAACaggtactccctctgttctaaattataagacgctttGATTTTTCTAAATAGTAGATTTTGCTATGCACATAGAtagacactatgtctagatacatagtaaaagcaatgtatcaaTAAAAACCAGAAACGTCTTATAGTTCAGAACGAAGGGAGTAGTTATAGGCTATAGGTAACAGTCTGTTTGGTTGTAGACCAAGACGAGCCTAATTTGGCCCAATGTCAAATTAGGGCAGTGCTAAAATTTGGCAAGTGCAGCCggtaagaaaaaaaaaaggtgttTGATGATAGCCATGGCAAAATTTTATCACAACTCTGAGTATAGCGTATGCGGTCTAAATGTCACACAATTTTGTCTTCACTGAAAAATATGCCATGATCTTATTTTGTAGATCAAATCATAATAAATAAGATGACAAAAACAAATTATAAATTTGATATTTGTTTAGAAGATATTTCCATTTAAAGCTCTATAATTCAAAACCTCTCGATGCAAGTGCAACAAATAGCAGCTTGATATATCATCTTGGTGCATGGCAATGCAGCCGGCCAAATTGGTGCTAGCAATTCTCCCGCCCGTGTGAGTACCCACACCGTCCCTGTTAACTTTTTTCGAAAGCGTGCTTGGCATATGCTTCATTAAGAGAGGTTAGAGTTAGTACAAAAATACATAGAACTCGTAAGTAATCCCGGCCTAGGATTACCAACAAAATCCCACAGGCACAAACCAAAGCAAGAAAACACGAGGGGGGAGTGGGGAACCCTCCACCTAAAATCCCCAACCGGCTAAGCTTAATACAAGAAGACGACACATCGGTGGCCAGTAGTGTAGTGAAGACCGCAAAGGCGACGAGGCCAGCATCACCGTCCCTGCGTAGCGGGCACAAGCTAATAAATTTGTTTTGGCTAGCCAGATATAATCTTGTTCTCAAAACAAACCATGGCCAAAAAGTTGTAGGCCATGTCAAAATTTGGCTTGGCTAGCTATATAGAACCAAACACATGACCTAAATCCGGTTTAACATGTATACCAGTATTTTCGATCTTATGACTAGCAGAAATTCCTATGATATTACTCCTTATTTTCATAACTAAActtctactccctccgtttcaaattataagtcgctttgattttttcgGTATATAAAATTTTCTATTATATCTAAATATACGATATATTTAGATACTTAGCAAAATATATAGATATAAAAAAGTTAAAGTGACATAATTTTGAACCGAGGGAGTATATACTAGTAATTCCAGTGGCTTTAATTATGCAATTAATTTACTGCAATAAAACGGTGCGCCCACGTGCACGTTACGCTCTTTAATTGCTACTCCTCTCCTAGTGATAATAGAGCACACATTCAATTCTCACTCATGATTCCTAGTTTTACCTTTTTGACATGATCGATCGATGCATGCCCAAAGAAATACCGTACGTGTCCTGCCACTTGACCAAATGCATGGTGAGGAAGGAATATGCTGAAGCCAGTACATACAATATAAACGACACATTCACTAGCTCAGAGAGGTGCACATATCATGTCAATCAGTTTCAAGTCCATGCATCCCATCCACCGGTTTGGACCATGTCTCAGTGCTACGCTGTACTCCCGGCCCGGCCCTTCAAAACGGCacacaaagaaaaaaaatatatattggtGCCTGCTCCACCTAGCTCTCAACGCgttccatctctctctctctctctctctctctctctctctctctctctctctctctctctcatcaccCTCGTCGTCCAATGCAACCTCACTAGCTGCGGCCTATCCCTATAATTGTACCAGCATAACAATACCAAACTTTGCTCCTCTGATCGATCTCTAGGTATCTACTACCTCCCTCCTCACCCACATGCACAACAGACGCAACCCCTATACAAGAACAACCATATGTCATATGCCACTCATGACCTAATCACCAAGATCCATTTCTTCTCCTCGAGCAAGAACAGGCAGCAAGGCTCTGTTGCCAATTTAGAAGTTCAGCAGCAGCTTGCAATGGATACAACCGCCGCGCCCCCCGATCTATCGCTCCATATCAGTCCTCCATCGCCGCCCGACGATGCATGGAGCAGTGGCGGCGGCCAAGCAAACCACGAAACGGACATGTTCTTCTCCAAGCAGACGCTGTGTCTCGGACTTGTTGAGAAGACGGTGGCTGTGGCGCAGCAGGATGGCCAATGTGACATCCAGCAGGAGCAGCAGAGGCTGCACCAACCTAGCCAGATCCAGAGGTTCAAGAAAAGCTCATCGGCGGCGTTATCCGGAGGCACCACGAGATCTGGGAATGGTGGCAGCGGTGGTGGAAAGAGGAGCTCCAGAGCACCAAGAATGAGGTGGACCACGGCTCTTCATGCACACTTCGTGCATGCTGTAGAGCTCCTTGGCGGCCATGAGAGTACGTTCTTCAAGAACGTTCTTGTTTGCTTGTTTAATTTCCATCCATGTTCTGTTAAATTGTTAGCCAACTGATTGTGCTTCAATTCGTTGGGTTTGCGCTTGTCATTAATAATGACATGATGATCCAATTTCATATAGCTCACTGTGGGGAACTGGCGATCGAGAGTGCAATTGCTCAAGACTTATTAAGTTCTTGGAATCTTGGGTGAATATGCTTTTATTATATTTTCTCGCTTGATTATATTGATATGATATATCCCCTTGCCTATAACCAGTGGCGGATCTGCCACCAGGcctgagccccccccccccctaccgcGGCCGCGCCTATGGAGCAGCAGCGTAGCACAACGCCCGCACTAACAAGCAGCAGCGCAGCACGGTAGTAGCTAGCGGCTAGCGCCCAACACAACAGCCTGTTCAGCCCCCCTAGGATTTTGTCCTAGATCTGCCACTGCCTATAACTATAACAAACATGGAGTgcttttctttgttttctttccACTTAATTGTAGCTTGCAGACTTCACTGAATTGTTCAGTCTTTGATTTCAGTTTCATTTTGGCTACAAATTAAGAATTGTACCTTTCTTTCTAGGAGCAACGCCAAAGTCAGTGCTGGAGCTGATGAACGTTAAGGATCTCACATTGGCTCATGTTAAGAGCCACTTGCAGGCAAGTTACCAAAACCTTAatataatctctctctctctctctctctccccagtAGAATTTGGTACTTAGTACTAGTGTTTCTCATGTCAAGAACCAAACAAAAAGGTAACACAGTTTGATGATTTCTTGATCAGCCACTTTCACCCTTTTCTTCTTGGCATTTGTTTGTAGTTGTCGCCAAGTACTTGTCTCTTTCATCTGAATCATTTATTTAACTAGTAATATATCAACCACAATGAATTGAactaatgtttttttttcttagcACGTTGCAAGAGTAAACCAAATGGCAGCACAAGGATCAGTCTAATCTTTCCATGTCGTTGTTTTCTTATTTGCTTTATTACTTGATGCAGATGTATCGAACAGTGAAGGGAACGACGGCAGACAGATCATGTGCTGCAGGTAAAACATTACATACATGTCAGCTCCAGAAacatttcttttcctgagttAACGTTGATATTCCTCAGTAGGGTCATATCACATAATCCTAGCTGAATTATTGGCATGGGGCGTGCCTGGTTAGTATTTCCAGTCAGTCCCATAAAGCACAAGCACTGCCATTCTTTTTCTTAAAAATGAAGTAGCAGTGTTTGTCTTTGAGCTATTACACAGTATCTGGAAACACCTAGGGAATAGCCACATATGTTCATATAGATGTATCTCCGTTGTAAATTTCAGTGATTTGATAGGCATGCATATATAATTTGCTGCAGGCCATGTGCAGATGATGAGAGATATGGGCTTTCTGCAGAGGGGTTGTGAAATGAATGGCTTCGAAAGGTTTAGCAACAGTACTTCCAATGCTACCGCCAATAGTAGGTTTGTACACATCATCGACTGCTTATTATATATAGTATTGTGTCATTGTGTGTGTTAGTATTGCATATATATAATCCGGTACAGTGATGCCCTATATATTTATTCCCTTGCATTGGTTACTTTTCCTCTGCGAATCTGCATCCTCTATTTTGTCCATTTTGACGATTCACGTGCATACCTTTTGCGCGTGtgtttaaatttttttaatgTATAATGCACTAATTAATATGGATGGTTGTCTTTTAATAGACTTGGTGTTTAAGTTCGAAGCTATTGTTTTTTGTGTCCCTCTTTGAGAGCAAGTTGTTTTTAGTCAGTGTGTGTGTTTTAATAAATAGATGGTCGTGCACATATATAACTTATGCGCAGAGACcggaataatttttttttttctaaaaaaaatgtatAGTGCACGATCATGGCCACTATGATCCCATGCATCATTTCATATTTCCTTTCTatccttttttagaaaaaaaatgatCTCTCATGTCTTTCTTGCACTCATGGCTAGTGAGTAGTACTGTTGCTGACTTGCTGTCATGCATCGCTCTTGCAATTCTTCTCTCATAATCTTCTATAGCTACAGGTTTTGGCCCCACATGCTTCTGTATGAGGTGTCCTTCATCCAACTTTAACAAGTCAAACTACAACACGTGTTGCAAGCAGTTTTATCCCCTTTTTTTTCACATGCGACACACCTTTAGGGAGCATTTGATCAAGAGGATATATAGCACCTGTGAAAAATAAAACATAGAAAGAGTCCCGTATGTATTGTACATATTGAGCTTCCCTGTAATCAATGCAATGTGCAATATTTTACTCTCAAATCTCAATCTAGTTAATGTTTTCTGACTTTTTGAAATTAATAGGATGGCACTAGCTTGACCACACTTTGATCATCATATGTTCAAAAAGCACAAAACTGTTGGGATGTCTTTCCATTTTAATCAAAATTTATTTATAACGTTCTTCATATAATTAAACTGCATATTATAATAACATATTTggtaaaaattagaacaactgatTGCACATGTTCAAAGCCATCACCATATTTTTTCTTATTTCCTCTGtcccaaaaaaagaataaaatatgGCTTCTCAATGAGTCAAACAATCTCAAGTTTGATTAGGTATCTTGAAAATAAtatcaacatttgtatcttcaatttattacgaaaatatattctatggttAATCTAGCGATACTTATTATGCATCATAAATATGAATTAGTATCTTTTtgtgtatatatttggtcaaactaatTAAGGATTGTCTCCTCAGATAACAAGGTTTCTATTCCtgttgggacagagggagtaactaGAGGGGGCAGTGGAACCTTATGTCCAATGTTTACGAGATGACACTAGTGAACCCAATAATTTTCTGTCATGTGGTAGTGAAAGGATCATATATATTGACATGCTATTCATGGTCATGCACATATTTCATATATGGTCAAGTATACTGCTATGACAATAATTTTGGTATGTGTATGTTAACATATATAGAGGTCATAGTTTAAATTAAGTTAGCTGTACAATGCCATAATATGTGTTTATATTTATGTTGAATATATAATAGTTAAGACTAATGAGCACCTACTTTTTATTAAATGTTAGTGACGCTCCTTCTCCGATCATAAAATCAAGTACCCTTTTGATATTTGCATGGTCCATGGAGCACTTGCTTGCAAATTTATTTCAGTTGATAAGCAAAAACCTTATAAGAAAATGTAACACAAAGCAATTGTTTTTGATATATTCACAATGATCGTTAGTTAAATTCaatagtttgacaacacaaagacAGAGAATTTTAGTTTATTTGAATAATACAGATCACTGTAAAAACCTATACTACAATATGTAGGTATTAGTTAGAATCAAGGACATTGGATGTACATGTACAAAACATTTGAAGTTTTTTCTATTATCCATACTTTTATGAATAAATCATATAAATGAAAGAATTGTGTACCTAGTTAGGCAGCTGTGGTAACCAATGTGTACAACATAAATGAAGCCGAGGTTGGATCGATGCCTGAATCACAAAAGCTGAAAATAAACTTCTCTTTTTTATATCAAACATAAGAAAATTATTTGGGCTAAAACACAATGTGCATGTCAGGTAGTATATACCAGACTGATGGACATTACTTGCATTAAAAAGAGGCTTCCTATATGTAATAATAAATACTACTAATAATGTTTAGGGCACCATCAACAATAGAGTCAACTTGCTATATGAACTTAAAATAAGATAAAAATAGAGAAACCCAACATGCTAGTGTAGAAAAATGTGTGAACATAAACACAAAAAAATTAAGAAAGTGTGTGAGCTTAGCTCTTCATGAAAAGCTAACTTATCATTCTCTCTCCTTATTACTCAACATCTATGTGCTAGATTTTTTTAATACTATTCGAGCAGCCCTTAGAAGCTTTCGTCTCAACCGTACCCTTACTTTAGTTATTGCCAGGAAATTGAAGAAAACTTGGCACCCATATTATGCACACAAACTATATATTATACACACACATGTACAATTAATTTTGATATTATTTAAAACTATTTATTTAGTTAGTTATTAATTAACATATGCATCGCTTGTTTACATATATAAGCATCAAGATTGAGAATATTTTTTCATATGAACACAATCTCCTCAAAAGATTAACAATAATATTTGTCATGTTACATGGTCATCTTATATATCATATGcatgggggtggggtggggtggggtggggggtatATTATTGTGATTTTCTAGTTCAGGTGGGCCGTGGGCACCTTGCATGTCTTCGTTCCCGTTGTTGAATGCATGCGTGTCCagaatttattttaaaaaaagtgAAACAATTACTCAATCgttcccaaattataagacgttctgGCTTTTTTAAATATGTAACTTTTGTTATGCATATAAatatatactatgtctagatacatactaaaaataatatatctaaaaaaactaaaatatcttataattttgaACGGAGCGCGTAATAATTTATTTTTCTGGTGGTGAGTAGCTGGGGAAGGTACGATGACAGtgttgtgcatgcatgcatgtctgaTGGTGATGGATGCGTCGTCCTTGGCTGCCGATTCCAAACTCCCACGCACGCACGCATGCAAAAGCAGCTCGCGCGCGCTGGAGGAACCTGAACTGAACGCACACCCTGTGCGGCTGTGCGTCATGCATAGTATGCTGCTGGCAGTGGCAGCAAATATAATGCTCCGATCCAACTAATTGctggatcgatcgatcgattGGATCCCTCTGCTGCGTGCACAGTCGGGCACAGGGATAGAGCCATCTGTCCATGTAGTATCTACCGCGCGCACATGCATCTGCATATATAGCGGCTAGGGTTTTGGCCTGCATGGGGGACACGTCTTTAAAGGGCAAGTAAAGCCCTCTAGCTAGTCATATTATTGCGAAAAAATTGTGGTGCAGAGGCATGCAGCAGTCACCTTATTAATTCATTGCATGGTAGCTGGTACTACGTACTACAGCTAGCTATGGTAGCCAGACACTGGCGGCCAAGGACATCATGATGGATGGCAAGACTTTCTCACCTTGGATTGCCAGATTGCCTCCAACAGATGGAGTCCCACTACTAACTTGCAAATTACTAGCATGCAGCCTGCAgctagcaagctgtgttgatggGCGAGGTCCCTGCGACGGATCGATACACTTATATGCAAGAAGCCGGCtggctggccggccggccggctgagTGGCCGCTGCTGcacagccggccggccggcgaccACCGGTAGTGAGTAGTAGTCGTCGTCCGTTGTGATGATTCATTGAATGTCATTCAGATCCATATCAATTGTCCCCCTGCGCTGCTTCCCATCACTCAGGGTCATAACACATTATATTATGCGACGACGAGAGGTGGTGGCCGGAATCTTGGCAAGAAACAAGTAGAAGAAGACACGAGGACGGAGGGCAGTGCGCGCGGCAGCGGGACATGCTGCTAGCTTGCTGCATGATGCAGTTGCCGCAGTCTGACTCTATCTAGCTAtccgatccatccatccatcgtcCATTGCCCTTGACCGAAAGCCTGCGTGCAGGTACCATGCATGCTCCAGCACTATAGTGTAGAGCTCAGCTCACAGCCATGGAGGCATGCAGTGCAGCCCGGCCGGCCAGCTGCTTAAGTAGAGTTGGCACGGTAGTGGCGAGCATGGACAGGCCAGGTTGCCagtagcagcagccagcagccagcagccagcaagcAGCTAGAGCATTGCATTAACACACTCGCTCGACACTGCATTTCAGTCCAGACAGTGCACCTAGCTGTAGTTCTCCTTCATGCACGCACTTGCATATTGTGCGTGCTTCGTGTGATGGAGGAGTGCGTGGCATCCATTTAGCTAGCTCCTCCGTAGTGGGGATGGTGAGAGCAGCTAGGTACCGGCACCCAGAGTCCCAGACCCAGCGTGCAGCTAGCAGTTAGTAGTAGATTACTAgagatcctctctctctctctctctctcgatcgaCCACGACCAGCCTGCTGGCCGTGTGGCAGATTGGAGTTAATTCCTTGTGTACCTACGAGTACGATAGATATAAGATGCATgcgtcctgctgctgctgctcctctgcATGCATCTTTGTTCCTGTAATCTGATGTTTTTAACTGTTTTGCTGCCTGTCGTTGTATTCATTGTGTCTCTTCAGCTGGTACACCGTACGTACTACTCAGTGAGTCACGAGACTGATTCTCTCTTCAatctctccttttctctctctgcgTACCGCGTACGACCTGGTACGTAGTATAGCATCAAACTAGGAGTATCTATACTGCGATAACGGAAGGTTCTGTGCACTACCCTACATggctatatatatacacacatatgaggAAGTTATTTCCTACTCTcaagggagtagttactcccatgcATATATCTTTAGATTTAGGGTGTATATGGCTCGACGAAGTGTATGTAGACGAAGTATATAATCACACTAGACCATCTAAGGTACGTAGTATGTAAGTCAAGTATAAGTATACatagagtat harbors:
- the LOC136538298 gene encoding uncharacterized protein; this encodes MSYATHDLITKIHFFSSSKNRQQGSVANLEVQQQLAMDTTAAPPDLSLHISPPSPPDDAWSSGGGQANHETDMFFSKQTLCLGLVEKTVAVAQQDGQCDIQQEQQRLHQPSQIQRFKKSSSAALSGGTTRSGNGGSGGGKRSSRAPRMRWTTALHAHFVHAVELLGGHERATPKSVLELMNVKDLTLAHVKSHLQMYRTVKGTTADRSCAAGHVQMMRDMGFLQRGCEMNGFERFSNSTSNATANSRMQAAAGSPAGKQEVAWFLRPPPFAHQSGAVPLPLPCPYLMSAHHNRYLLSQNQGWKARGAQQDAASHVLGQDIAARRLHAGFADTAIRQQRPSSWSAGVASRWPSSTAAAVPWPSSGRSSISSSTEQPACSWTMTNKHQQVPSKIAVPNLEISLGRQGWQHNLQDHHQQQHQQQQRSGESTAPKELTLLKCL